The nucleotide sequence TAAAACCTTTATATAATGATACTAAAGGACGCCTGTCTAATAACGGCTTGATCTCAGAAACATATAGTCTTCACCGTGGAATAAAACAAGGACGTCCGTTAAGTTCTCTTATTTTTGTAATAGCAGTTGAAATATTGGCCTGTAGAGTAAGACAAGATTCAAACATTAAAGGGTTTCAAATTAAACTTGATGAAAAAACGCATAGTCTAAAAATTTCCCAATTGGCTGATGACACAACACTCTTTCTCAGttctaaaaatgaaatacacCAAGCATTGAATCTAATAGAAATATTTGGAACACTTTCTGGTTTAAAACTGAATAAATCTAAAACAGAAGGTATATGGTTAGGTAGACTTAAACAGtgtaaagaaaaattgaaaatatatctgGAGCAAAGAACCAATTAAAAGTCTACTTTGGattaaataaaagtaaatgtgacaaattaaatattgaaaaaacaatgaaacagtcaaaaaaaataatacttgatTGGGAAAAAAGAATAACAGTTGTTAAGTCGCTTATTTTACCTAATCTTACTTTTTTAGCTTCGGTTGTATCAATACCCCAAATCTACATAAAAGATTTCAAACTTATATACAACTTTATATGGAATGATAAACAAGAAAAGGTAAAGCATTCAACACTTAGCAAAGATAACACAAATGGAAGTCTGAAAATGTCAGACATTGATAACTTCTTAGATGCATTACAAATTAACGGCAAAGGAATTTGCTAATTGGAAAGTCATTcaatattatttcaataaatttggtaaaaacaacCTTATATTTCATATGATGCCAGACAACATAAAATCATTACTTAATTTAAGTAATGCACTACCCTCATTTTACTTGAACATATTAAAGAGCTGGTACAAAGCAAATAATACACCAACAAGTAACACACCAATCACAAACTTTAGAAATATTAGGCAGCAAATGTTGTGGGgtatagaaatataaaatttaaaggaaaatgtttAGTTTACCTAAATTGGATAAAAGATGGTATTAGTTTCATTAATGATATAATTGATCAAAAAGGGCATATATCACAAAACGTTATATTGGAGAAATTAACCTCAAAACCTTATTGGATCtctgaacttttaaaattgaaaaactcTATTCCAAAACAATGGGTTAGTATATTAAAATCTGACAAATCTTTGAAAACTttggtaaaaacaaaattaaactctTCCTTGACAAAAAACAGAATTAACAAAGATATATATAaccatttaaataacaaaaattatgaGAGACCAATAGGATTCTCCAAATGGAAGAACATCTTCAATCTAGAATCAATCACTTCAATAAATAATGTGCTACAATTTACTTTTActtatttaattaaaaacaaatataaaattttaagatgGAAATTACTTCATTATATCCTCCCATGTTAACAATTATTACTACAATGGAACATACAAGAAACAAGTATATGTGACTTGTGTAAAAGAGGAACGatagataccaaaggaacagtcaaactcataaatctaaaacaaactaacaacgtcatggctaaaaatgaaaaagacaaacaaaaaacagcacacatgacacaacatagaaaactaaagaataaacaacacgaccccccccccccccaaaaacaaaacaaaactaggggtgatatcaggtgctttggaagggtaagcagatcctgcttcacatgtgacacccatatctagagaactctggattattaTTGTGTAACTTGACTCAAGATTAcgaacattttttctcaaatgtcaattctttcatgaattttaaaagaaaatatatgtacttgtaagaaaaatcaaaattgggtcacatatttttaattttaaaactttagtaCTGGGCTATAAAATACATGATCCTATGTATAACGATATAAATCTTTTCCTAACTATCttaatatattcaatttataaaagtactcatatatcaaattataaacaaaaaggcaCAGACGCTTATGCAGTTttcagaaatgaatttttaaacacatgcggaattaacaaatatattaatgctaaaaacagcacatttttaaatgatgtaaaaagaTACATATGATCATGAATATCTAGCTATAAAATACTTTCATGTATAGGATTTTTTTAGCAAAAGTTGACAATGTATCTGAACACGTGGCAATAAACCAAAACAGCATGATGTCTGAAAATGTACATAATTTTGTCTCCAAACACATGTATGCATAATTAATCAAATGAATTTTCAACTAGAATGTCGAGACTTACCACATACAATTTtttacttaaggatgtacttaggtgaggtattggaatttgtgtcaaatgttcggactccttggtgttttttcatacaatacaatgtaaaatattttgccccataacaccaatttattttttcatataagacttaatagctcatgaaaggtcatttaccaaattttagaagattcttaattttctttcttttgttttgagacccaaatgataccaatgcaaatataaggtaaaagtcagagtcagccttttcccgccatattttaaatctcaaatatctcgaaaaggaggtccatgaccgatcattttttttagcttatctttatccttaattgatgctctaccagcttaaggtatcaattttaatttcttaatttcttaatttttacctaacctcacctaagtacatccttaagtttaAGTTGTTCGTAAGAATCAATAAAACGTATAAATTTATCCGGACAATTGACCAACCAGCTTTTATAAACGGTTTTCAATAATAAGGTAAGGGTCAATGATcataaagttttaatctttagaaaCAGAAccggaaaaaaatgtaaattttccgTAATCATGAGACAATATATTTGGCAAAATGTACGTAATAACCATGAATTGTAAAACTAACAAACTATCTATAAATATGAATTCACTGAATAAACTCCCTGGTTATCCAGTGACTAATTCACATGGATAATCGGCCAACTGCTGTAGGTCGAGTAATTTGTAGTAACAGCAAAGAAAATGCAATAAAGATCAgtggatattatttttttttctaaatgcaggcatcagagactaaaatcaactaaaacacatcccagggttTTTAAAAGTCTTTAACGTAATGggcagtcaaagaagacatgagtTTTGCAATGCCAAACTAAAAGTATCGACAGGCAGAAAGGCAGtcaggatttatttttttacagtaataatttagtaaaagtttgaattgatttatggtaacgaaatacctgacttaataatttaccggtgatgcattgattacattcgttaaaatctatgacatcccTTCACACACGGGCATAACGAACGAGTtaggatatataaacaccgtatgatggagtcAAAGACACATTTCCGTCTAAAAAAGAAAGTTAACAATAAGGATAGAAATTCTTCTCTTTTGCCGTGCATTTTAGTATGAAGTTTCTCCTTAGAAACTGAAATGTCTAAATCAAGAAAACGGCAAGTACtactgtttatgttagattttcttaaagtaagttcctttggtCAATTTCGGTTGTATTTCTAGAGAACTCGGGATTATTTAACGAAACAAATGTCATCCAGATAAAGATAGGTATTGTTAAATGTAACAATGACGTGTTGGcacgtttggttttttttatatcttaaaccTATTAAGAATTTGtaacactccaaaaatagtttatacaattattttcgtAAGCTTCATTGCAAAAGTTAATTTGATAGTATTAGGGGAGGTAGTTAGAAGCGCTGACAGATTAGTAGTGTAACACATACTAGATGCGGAATTGACACGAAATGTAAATGGTTGTTtgtgttattttaaatttgtgaaagttttttATGATGATGTTGAGGTCTTATGTAATGAAAGGACCATTGGGGCCATATCTAAAACTAGATGTTTCACAGGATCGATTGGAAGAAGCATATTTTATATATTGACGTCTGATGTAACTGACGTATAATTAAAAAATGACACTTCTACTGGTTTTTCATtagcaaaaataaataatagttggctctgtattatcaaaatattgagTTATGTAGTCATGGATAGTAGAGTCATTGTACATACTAGATAAACTAATGAAATCAATGcctatatttctgtattttaatttaagaaaatGCCGTTTATGATTTTTCAGTTTTATCTATACTAAGAAACAGCCTATGATGACAAAAGGCTGTAATAATACGGctaacaaatgaaattttatcacaattCTGAAAAATAGAATCAGTTTGAATATCAAATAATTGGTTTGGAAATTTCAATTGTGTTTCgaatataaatgaaacataaaaaaagtatGTCATGGTCTGGATGAGTGTttacagaataaagaataattaaaCAAAGATTAAAgaataaataagaataaaaaataaggaTTATAAACAATAGAGAATAACGTATACTGGTATCATATTATatgctgaaaataaaataaaagagaaaaatgacacacaatatatatttaaaaagagagagaaaaaaatacatttaaaatataggaacaaaaaaatgacattcaatatctatatataaataaaaagagagaaaaaattacattaaaatttaagaaaagagaaaattacataaatattgaaaaaaaaattatatatataaagatatataagAAATGAAGTTACACTACCCAAACATTTGttctaaatattgaaaaattttcACTGACAATATTCCAGTCATTTTGAAAAAGTTGTGAAGTTGTCTATTTTCAAAACTCGTATGTTGTTTATTTCCAAGTTGTTGATATTTGATGTAGTGTTATATAGAGAGCAATTGTAAtgctaaatattgaataaaacataattttatttaatcaatCGATTTCATTTTTTAATCCTTTTTCAAATTAAGTAAATAATGAATATGTGGAACTACTTTCCAAAatctattatataaaaaatgtttaaagcttttcgacaaaatgtgaaacataaTAGATCCATCGTTATAAAACAGCGGAACTACTTAGAATGGTATCTATGATCATTAAATCAGCCCTTTTAAATTTTTCCCTTGTTTTGAAGATTGAATATACATGTCGACACTGTATGTAATCATTTTCAGACAGACATCAATGTGGAAGTTTATCCGTAACTTCACATATTAATAGCGGAAGTTGTaataattaacaccaattacgtatcaatattttttgtatatataccaGAATGTTTCTCTGTATTTTCACAAAGTTACCGACCAGCAAACATGTAAGTCCACTACAGCATTAGAACTATCAAGACTAAAATAACTTTCAATTATCAAAAAGTTTggttttttattatatatatctattattattgttttgaaaatattcgGAAAAATGTTAatgaataatcatataaatatttacattaattCCAATTGATAGTTAAAATAAAAACTGAATGTATGGtcgttcttaatttttttttttcagaatatttttataatctttttctagaattaaaatgtttaaacacgTTTTTATATATAAAGCCCGAGGCTAAACAACATGATATGTGTcataatatcatttttattaatatcattcacttttttttaatcattacaataattaaaatgaagttgtggttgtacatgtattttaaaggATAGAAAGATAACGTGAgatgatatttaaaaaatgagATCAAATAGATAACAAGGGGTAATCTCCAAGAATTACGAACAATACCGctaaaaaaaagtagaaaaaaaacacaagagaaaaaaaagagaaagacgGAGGGGACTGTTTTAGAAATTTTTCATGTTGCAATCATTGTATATCCTTAAAAGTTGCATGCCATTCTGATACCATTCGATGATATAGTTAATCGGTATTTTTGATTTTCAGAATGAAAGCCACACTTGCCATTGTCGCCGTCTTGGGTCTGTTTGCCCTGAACTGTGTTAGTGCTGATGGTTACGGCAATGGAGGTGGATGGTCCGGGTATGGTAATCAAGGATACGGAATGGGAGGTTACCAAGGATATGGCAAATCAGGTGGTTACCAAGGATATGGCAAATCAGGTGGTTACCATGGATACTCCGGATATGGAAAGAAGGGAGGCTACGTTGACGAAATCACACACTACCAACCGCTCCCAGTTTATGGAGGCGCTATGGCTGGTCCATATGCCGGTGGATATGGTGGAGGTTTGGCCGGTGGTATTGGTGGAGGGATGGACGATGGTCTGTTCGGACTAGGTGGAGGACAAAACGGAGCTCTTCGTAAGTTCTAATTTAATCGAAAATAAATACAGTTGGTGTATAAGCGATATGCTTGATTATCACGTTATTTCTTTTACGATAAATTCACATGGTAAAACATACAATGAATTTTCTAATTTTCTAAAATTGTATTGCCTACTGAGGTTACCTGTCTTCAAGTTGTACTATTATttcaagaaattaaaaactaCATGTAAATTCTCAATTATAGTTGAGGGTATAATTAGAAATGTAAGATTTGATTAGATTTGAATGGTGGATGTTAATTGtaacattttctattttcagtgatgttttttttcttgtttctccTTTTGAGCAACAACAATGGCGGCAATGGTCTATTCGGTCGTTAAACCTAACTTGATGTAAGTATTATACACATATAGTCATTTATTCGTGTTATTGTAACCAAAGAAGGGTAACCGTTGTAATATATTGTTGTTTGGCATCTTCTATTGtaataattgtaataattttGTTGGCGTCATTAATTGTAATCATTGTAATAATTTGGTTGGCGTCTTCAATTGTAATCATTGTAACAACTTGGTTGGCGTTTTTAAGCGACAATAAAACATTTAACTTGAAGATCAGTTTAAAATAATTACATGTGTATATCAAATCTAATTCGATTTCTCTGGCAACTAGAACACTTATCtcaatatatgtatttaaataagTTTGGAATTGTATGTgttcatttttttagttttatgaaAAAGATAACAAATTGAATATGTATCACTTGATAAATATTAGATCAAACGAAATAGATAACCTCTCAAATATGAACCACACACACGAGATAGGtataaaattgcaaaacaaaTGTGGACATGTGCCCTTCACTCATTTATCTATTTCATTGAATCTGTATTACTGGGTTGCTGTCACATTGATATTTACCCAACTTctcaatttttttcataatttcgtTATTAATTAAAACTGAAACTCAATGACAATATATAGGGAtgttttataattctatttttttatttgatttcagtGTATAGTGTTAGATGTCATGAATGAATGATGTTATAAGAATTACGAAAGCAGTGATTATTTGAGAAGCATCTGAAGAACATGTGAACTCTAGTATTTGAAATGGAAAAATATGTATACTGttacaatttgataaaaagtaaattttagtgcattgtaattgtaataatgtgtgatattgaaaatagAAGTAGAAATTAAATTTTATACGCTTATCATTGCTTTGCCAAATTGTCTTTAGATATTCCACTGAGAAGCTTTCAAAACACTTATCTAGTTCGACTAGCATTTATGAGCTTCCTATGGCTAAGAAGCATCGGATCAGTTACAAAATAGTCTTTATTCGTTCTAAAATGTAAATGTGAGCTTTCCAAGTGAACACCTATAGTTGCATTAAAAAGGTCATCCACTCAAAATTGGAAACTTTAGGTATCTATGAACAATCCAAGAGTACATTGTTTTTGCAAGTTATTAAAGGTTACCTTATATACAAGcaaatattaaataaagtttCTGTTAATTTTTTTGGAAATCGATTCATCGGGTCGGATACAAAGTGTGGACGAGCGAATGAACAAAGACACGGATACAACAATCACAGTGACTTTACATTACCGCAACACTTTAAACTACAAGAATTTATCTCTTTATTAAAAGACAACGTTCACAGCTAACCaacaacaattttacaaaaacaaaaacttagtTCATTGAAAGCATCATCAGGATAATGctacatatataaacatatattgatgGAGAGATGAGATTACATATGTATCTAGAAACTTAAAACAGCTGATCAAATATTGGCTAGTAGAATTCATGGTGTTttattattatgtctgtttaagTTGCTAAGTCgattttgtcaatataacagaactgcaaacaactgtcatataagttggaggtttagatagctttaaaaccaggtttaatccaccaatttctaccTATTAAGGAAACATTATTCTTCACAGAAACAATCTTAATTGACCTAGATCTTTCATGCATACATCAAGTTTTAGAATATGCATGGCAGCTATGGGACTGTTCCTGTAGGAGATATGCTGAGAAAATTGAGCGCTTGCAACTTGAGCCAGTCATTATTTTTACTGGACTACGgaaaaaataactattttcaaaCTGGAGGGGAAATAAATGTTTAGCCCtcattatttcttaaatatattatGGGCTGTCACTCGAATTATGTGTAGATATTAATACGAGAACGTGTCCTCACTCTAGAGTACCGACATGTAATTTCTCCTTTGTTCAATTCGTACATTGTATTgcaatatgttatagttattgaccaagcaattttttaatgtttcaattaaatctattaccattttttttaatagagaAAGATAAACCGAGGAAGAATTAgatgttatattttaaattttaaatgtttaataaacagaaaatactttTCTCTTTCCAATCTTTTATTCCCTCTCCCCCAAATTCTTTGTATCTACTGACAagtccatctaaatgaagtctgattgatctctAGCTAATCTCcctgttttaaaacaaacttaaacaTGACCCCCTTCAAATTCGATCCAAAAATATGGGGAATAGATATTCAAGAAGTCGTTATAAATTCCATTGAATCTAAAACTAgtccaaatcagatttcttttattcggatattcttagatacatttcttttttggcggaagttaccaaaaattgttttaactttctttctgactttaaaacactgatttaagttTTATGTTGTACGCAAAATataatactgaaacattttttgttcaagCTAAGATGAAAAAAAGGAATGAGAGACCTTTCTTTTTTCCTATTCTGAAACTGCGATGTTTGTACAAAGTTCAGTTTTGtcgtaatttcaaggcagatggTGGATTCGGGGGTGGGGACCCAAGGATTGGACAAATTATCGTGTTTTGccttaaaatcgtcaatattgtttttagtctcgctacgctcggtgatatatttttttaatttgataaaataacgCCCCTTTTAAAATCTAggaaccgcccctaaaggtaaaaatagatttgaactgtgcagtatatctgaggtagttaatgcacacctttgctgtgcattatccagattatagcacagtaagaacaaagagattttatcCATACCATGTGTTAATATAAGTTAGTGTCTTGTTTAAATTAACATGTTAAGAAAGCGTCTGCATGTTACATGTGATTATATGTCCTGGTTTATATATAcccatgttggttttttttggttcGAGATAGAGTGTTTTCTTGCTCCAGTAATCAGGTAGAGTCATCATTAGAATCAGAtgaaaaatatgtcattttttttttatctaattcaATTCATTCAATACCTATAGATATCATCATGCTCACTATATCAACTAATGATACGATGAATATAccattcaatatttttaatactacttgacaaaaaatataatattttttatatgttatattcaTTTAGATTTGAATCTTGGAAAAAATCGTTGTTTAGTGAAAATCGAATCCTGCATTAATAAATACTTTTCAACAGCATTggaatttttataatttgtatttcatCAAAACTATAGATGTTTTTGAAAGTCTTTTTGCATTTTAGAATGAAAGCCACACTTGCTGTTCTCGTCGTCTTTGGTTTGTTTGCCCTAAACTGTGTTAGTGCTGATGTGCACACTACATTGCACAGCCATATCCAATGTACGGAGGTGCCGTTGGTCCGATAGCCGGTGGCGTTTCAGGATGATATATGGATGGTGGTCTTTTCGATGGGGACGGTCTTTTTGGAGGAAAGGGATTAAGTGAGTCCAATTTGATAGTTCATAAAATTATTTGGAGAAAATATGCAAACATCTGCAGTTagtacagcatttttttttatagtgactTTTAAGGTACAGTGAAACAATAACTAACATAAACTTTAGATATGATCAGAAATAAAAATGCAATGTCGTAAAATTCTTCAGTTTGGAAATAGCATCTAAATCATAAATGCAATAGCTTGTCTTGTTTCAAAAAGAATTGAACttaatattgtaaatgttttttataTCTACAGTGTTACTCTTATTACTGTTCGTCCTTTTGAACAACAGAAACAGTGACGATTTATGTTACAGTGCTTAGAAAGTAGGTATATTATATGTTGTTGCACAGCGTCTttgtcaaaggagtaggtccggtaagggccgattttgacCTTAAACTTCCGGTTAAACTGTTGAAGATTTTTGACACTTTTACACACGTAATTAAGTGTCTACTTCACTCGATTCAATTAGtttttatgtgaaagatttgaaatGATTTTAAGTCATTAAAGACGCttaaattcaagcttaaatacgaaaaaaaacctataaaatatgccataatatataactttttagatgggttttgtcaaaaataaaagtggccgcatccgtgttcacactcaacctttatatatgttatgcattatcatcaaatacaacttacatttaaatattaagaatgaacacaaatgctgTCGCttccatttaagacggaaaccgtatataatttaactaaaatgcttaaGGGGGCTCGTGgatataaatcatttttgttctaatataggatttcgctatatttaaaatagatataggaagatgtggtgtgagtgccaatgagacaactctccatacaaataacaatttaaaaagtaaaccattataggttaaagtacggccttcaacacggagctttggctcacaccgaacaaatgaactttatcatatacttattagaaaaatttaataaaaaaaaatggggtcaccgttcatttaagctcacaatctgccacCGAAAGAAGGATACTTTTTTGTttatgtccttttttctgttgaacaaataggagaaatagaagtcagtggcgtagccagggttaaaatgatgtggatgccaaactgtcgccgagcgtagcgaggcgaaaaaaattTTGGAGatctttttatgcagaaaattatatatttttttcggaCATTTCCTATTTGCACGTGTACTCCCCCAAAATCCGACACGTGTTAGATTTTTTAcgtaatttcaaaatacccacccattcatatatttccaacataatttcattgttttctcaaaactaccatcattcaattcataaacatgataaatatttgatgtaaaagtttccaccaaatcttatatttgacatctcaaaaaCGGACCCATTACAGCGGCACATCTGTATATGCCGGAAATTCGGAATATAGGAACCGAAGTGATTGTTCTTTCGCTTAACGCGTTGCAGGGGACATGGAAATATCGGGCGTCCGTCCCACCGTCTGTTTGGTCTTGTTCGGGCACTCTCATGTGtataattcttgccagatttttatgaaacttaaatcatcagcaatgtctttgacactaTCAAAAGTAAGtcctgatcaaatatttttaaccggttatgcccctttgaaataaaaattataatggaaatcccattgcatttgctctgaagcttttatttctctttagataTTATTTTTAGTTATTGTCCTTGCTTCTtggatagataaaaaaaaattgcaatatgGGGGGCATTGGctcttcttttattgaaaaattattatttgtatctATAGATGGAAACGGGTACATATAAGCCCATGAATGATCACACTCTATTACAAATTCACGTTTTTATcacgtcgtctttcatgtcagaggaaacgatatcaggatatatATGGTGGTTTAGTTGTTAGTAACGTTGCTACGTCAGATGTAGAAGCCATCTCTCCGCTTGGCCCAATTTCAGATGAGACATCTCCGCGGGTCTGCCTGTCACCATCCTGTCTGGGCTTGCCGTAGCTGACGACATAGACTTTTCACGAAAAAAGTCagaacacttttctgcgattgatacatcttgtttacataaactaattgatcaTACATAAAAGACCTCGTATACTGCTTTATAAATGATTGGACGTTATCCTCATATCTCCATTCTTGTTACATTTGGATACATACGAGTTTAACTCCTACGAACACAttgttttttaaatctttttttttttttattaaaatgatgtggatgcttgagcatctgagcatacatgcaagctacgccactggaagtaatatcgatataaaaaaaggaactaaattacaaaaatcgcttaaattttacaattatttagtttatgtacagcttatttgaaaacaataataaaaaatataggtcaccgatgagttaaaaaagatattttaattttaatgccaaaaaaatggcatttttgcaccaaagggagatcatttggagttttttcaatgatataaacatttgaaaactcATCCGGgaccaaaccgaatcgatttttttggttgatttgttTACCATATCATAAGGTAATAACTTATAGTGTactgaataaaatttgtaatgaaaaaacaaatgagGAGAATATAAACAGAAATAGAACTCAAATCTTTAAAGATATCTTTGTCCTCAGGAGatggagaaaaaaagaaaacaaagattATATATTTGCTGGCATTTTCATTGTTTTACACGTTATATTttacctaaaataaataattatgtataAATATGTGTGTTTATGTATATGATTATTACTGAGTTGTTACAACACCATCAAAGTTGTTCCAAACCATAATAGATACAGCAAATCTGACGCGTCGAAATGT is from Mytilus galloprovincialis chromosome 6, xbMytGall1.hap1.1, whole genome shotgun sequence and encodes:
- the LOC143079081 gene encoding uncharacterized protein LOC143079081, with protein sequence MKATLAIVAVLGLFALNCVSADGYGNGGGWSGYGNQGYGMGGYQGYGKSGGYQGYGKSGGYHGYSGYGKKGGYVDEITHYQPLPVYGGAMAGPYAGGYGGGLAGGIGGGMDDGLFGLGGGQNGALLMFFFLFLLLSNNNGGNGLFGR